In a single window of the Novosphingobium sp. IK01 genome:
- the rbfA gene encoding 30S ribosome-binding factor RbfA translates to MNRQSASPEQRSVRLLKVGEQVRHVISELLTRQQVHDDVLSAHTVSVTEVRMSPDLRHATVFVKSLLGTDEEIVLKALRTHTAFFQKEVAGRLKLKYAARIKFLADESFDEAFRIDALLADPRVRRDLEEGEETSGDESEG, encoded by the coding sequence ATGAACCGTCAGTCTGCCTCTCCCGAACAACGCTCGGTCCGCCTGCTCAAGGTCGGCGAGCAAGTGCGCCACGTCATTTCCGAGCTGCTCACCCGCCAGCAGGTCCACGATGACGTGCTCAGCGCCCATACCGTCTCGGTCACCGAAGTGCGCATGTCGCCCGACTTGCGCCATGCCACCGTCTTCGTGAAGTCGCTGCTGGGCACCGACGAGGAGATCGTGCTCAAGGCCCTGCGCACCCACACGGCCTTCTTCCAGAAGGAAGTGGCCGGGCGCCTCAAGCTCAAGTATGCCGCCCGGATCAAGTTCCTGGCCGACGAGAGCTTCGACGAGGCGTTCCGCATCGATGCCCTGCTCGCCGATCCGCGCGTTCGTCGCGATCTGGAAGAGGGTGAAGAGACCTCCGGGGACGAATCCGAGGGCTGA
- a CDS encoding thymidine kinase yields MAKLYFYYAAMNAGKSTNLLQADFNYRERGMATMLWTAAIDDRTGADGHAIASRVGLHADAHRFGPETDLRAEVLAEQGKGPLACVLVDEAQFLTRAQVWQLADLADRAGLPVLCYGLRTDFQGELFEGAAALLGLADSLIELKAVCHCGRKATMNLRVDAEGRAVREGAQTEIGGNERYLSLCRAHFSAALDLHR; encoded by the coding sequence ATGGCCAAGCTCTATTTCTATTATGCGGCCATGAACGCGGGCAAGTCGACCAACTTGCTCCAGGCCGATTTCAACTATCGCGAACGCGGCATGGCCACGATGCTGTGGACCGCCGCGATCGATGACCGTACCGGGGCTGACGGGCATGCGATTGCCAGTCGCGTCGGGCTCCATGCCGATGCCCATCGTTTCGGGCCCGAAACCGATCTGCGGGCGGAAGTTCTCGCCGAACAGGGGAAGGGGCCTCTGGCTTGCGTGCTGGTCGATGAGGCGCAGTTCCTCACCCGCGCGCAAGTCTGGCAACTGGCCGATCTGGCTGACCGGGCAGGCCTGCCTGTACTGTGCTATGGCTTGCGGACCGACTTTCAGGGCGAATTGTTCGAAGGGGCTGCCGCGCTGCTCGGGCTGGCCGATTCGCTGATCGAGTTGAAAGCGGTCTGCCACTGCGGGCGCAAGGCGACAATGAACTTGCGCGTTGACGCTGAAGGCCGTGCCGTGCGCGAAGGCGCGCAGACCGAGATCGGCGGCAACGAGCGCTATCTTTCCCTCTGCCGCGCCCATTTCAGCGCGGCCCTGGATCTGCACCGATGA
- a CDS encoding site-2 protease family protein — MMDTLYALATLAVPMIVAIVFHEVAHGRMARLLGDRTAERLGRLSFNPLRHVDPVGTVLLPGMLALAHAPVFGWAKPVPVDVSGLPRPRQAMMLVGAAGPAMNFALALLASVALGLEARFLSAPGVIGQFVADNLVNFLAINLFLGSFNLIPLPPFDGSHIVEGLLPTALADRYAQLRRLGMPLVLLLLVILPWLAPRFDLVRLVLAPPVLWLGGQFLALASLVAGHPIS; from the coding sequence ATGATGGATACCCTTTATGCGCTGGCCACGCTGGCCGTGCCGATGATCGTGGCCATCGTGTTCCACGAGGTCGCCCACGGCCGCATGGCGCGCCTGCTGGGCGACCGGACGGCCGAGCGCCTCGGGCGGCTCAGTTTCAATCCGCTGCGCCATGTCGATCCGGTCGGGACGGTGCTTTTGCCGGGCATGCTGGCGCTGGCCCATGCGCCGGTGTTTGGCTGGGCCAAGCCGGTTCCGGTCGATGTCAGTGGCCTGCCACGCCCGCGTCAGGCGATGATGCTGGTGGGGGCCGCAGGGCCGGCGATGAATTTCGCGCTGGCGCTGCTGGCCTCGGTGGCGCTGGGGCTGGAGGCGCGGTTTCTTTCCGCGCCGGGCGTGATCGGGCAGTTCGTGGCCGACAATCTCGTCAACTTTCTGGCGATCAACCTCTTTCTGGGCAGCTTCAACCTGATCCCGCTGCCCCCGTTCGATGGTTCGCATATCGTCGAGGGGCTGCTGCCGACGGCGCTGGCGGATCGCTACGCGCAGTTGCGGCGTCTGGGCATGCCGCTGGTGCTGCTCCTCTTGGTGATCCTGCCCTGGCTGGCGCCGCGTTTCGATCTCGTGCGTCTGGTCCTGGCGCCGCC